CACGAGGGCAAGGCTGGTCCCAAGAGTCGCGTACTTTTTCATGGCTTCCTTTCTGTATAGCGCCCGACCCTCAAAAAAAGCACAAAAGAACTTGTCGGTTTGTTGAGAGATCCACTCATGAAGGAGCCTGACCACTTTCATCTGACAGGGGATACGGAAAACGGGCGCATCTGGATCTCAGGAGCCTCCCATCCGGCAAAAAGATTCTAAACTGATGTATGGTCATGCTGCCCTCCGCACTGCGAGCACTTCTGCGGCAGGCACCAAGGGTGGTGGTGGCGCCTGTCGGTCGCGGCTTTGGACAAGAAGCACTCACCAACTGGGCCGAGAAGCACGGTTACCGCGTCGTGCACAGCGCTGCCGAGACCCAGGAAGGGCGTGCCTTGTGGTGCCCCAGGCGCAGGCGTGAATTGCACGCTTTGCCCAGGTATGCGCCGATCGGTGAGGTGCTGGTCCTCGACGAAACCCAGGCACGCTGGGATTTCCAGTCGTGGTCGGCGGCGCTCGCCCATCACCCGGTGTCGTGGCAGCGCGCTTCTTATGAGCAAAGTGACGGCTGGCCCGAGGCCCTCAAGTTTGCGTTGCAGCTTGCAGACAATGCAGGCGAGCTTCACCGTCATCCGCTGGCCACCGCCTACCTGACGCCGCTGCTGCCTCCCCCCACGTTGCGGGATGTGTACCAACGTCTGGCCGTGACGCCGCTCGTGCTTCCGGCCCTCTACGCTTTGCTGCAGGTGTCGCCCGACGACATCGAAGCGCTTCATGACGGTGGCTGGCTGTCCGAGGTTCCAGGCGGGCTGGCTGCACCCCGGTTGCTTCGGCGCGCCCTGGCACCTCGGGGTGGGCCACAGCAGGCGCAGGAAATCGCGCTTGTGCTGAGTGAGGCTGGCCAGGACGGCGCCGCCTTGGACGTGCTCGCGGAGGCTGGCGCTTGGCACGGGTATCTTGACGTGCTGGTGCGCGTGGCCAAGGCCAGCACAGGCGAAGATGTCCTGCGCGACCGCCTGCGTCCAGTGCCGCCCGTTCTGCGGGAAAAGGCAGAGTACCGATACCTGGCGGGCCTGCTGGCGCGAACACACGGAGAACTCGCCCACGCCGAGGCGCTGTACGATCAGGCTCTGCACGAGGCCCCTGCTTCACTGGCACCGCTGGTGCACAATGCGCGTGGCGTGATTCTGGCGCTGCAGCACCGCACCGACGAGGCTTTGAGTGCTTTTGAGCAAGCGACCGGTGGGGCGGGCGTGACTGCCGGGGAAGCGTGGCACAACCACGCCGGCTTGCTCGCGCAGCTGGGCCGGCACGGCGAAGCAGAGCAGAGCCTGAAAGAGGCGGTCGCGGCGTTTCGCGCGGTGGGCGACGAGGCGCGTGAAGCGCGCAGCTTCAAACTGCTCGGTCTGCTCTATACCGAACGGGGTTTGCTGCACGAAGCGCAGAACGCTTACCGCGAAGCCCTCAAACTGCTCAGAAACAGTGGCGCCGCCCTGGACGCGTTTGCGTTCCTGAACCTCGCCGAAGTGCACGCCCTGCTGGGCCATCCGGACGAGGCGCAAAGTTATCTCGATCAGGCGCGCGCGAGTGCCCCGGACACGCGCGCGCAGGGCTGGCTTACCCGCTGCGCCGCGTTGATCGATCTGCAACGCGGGCGTCTGGACGCCGCGCAGGGTGCCCTGGAAGCGCTGCTGACCAGCGAACCCACCGACCGTCAGCTGCTCGCCGAGATTCACCTGCTGCTGACCCGCACGCTGCGGGAGAAGGGTAAGCGTGACGAAGCGCGCGTACACCTGGAGGGCGCACTGCCGCTGGGCGTGCGGGCGGAACTCGAGGCAGCACTGCTGTCCGGAGAGGGCCTCGACGCGGTCATCGAGCACGCCCGAGCACAGGAATTCCGCCTGGAACTGGCGTCGGCGCTCGTCGCCCGCGGCAGCGCCGACGACGCCCGTGAAGCGTTGCGGCTGACTCGCACGCACGGCTACGCGGCCCTGCTCGAAGGTCCTGACGCCGTGAAACTGGCCGCGCACGTCGAGGAGGACGAAAGCCTGCGCGAACTTTTTCCACTGCACCTGACCCTCCTGGGGCCGCTGAAAGTACGCTTTGCGGGGCGCACCCTGAGCCTGGCCGACTTCCCGACGCGCAAAAGTGCAGCGCTGCTGCTCGCGCTGGCGTTCGCCGGTCGGCCTTACGGCCGCGAGGAACTGGCCGAGCGCTTCTGGCCTGGGGCCAAGAATCCGCTGGGCAGCCTGCAGACGGCGGTCTACCATTTGCGTGGTGCACTGGGTGTCCCGGTGGTGCGCAGTGAACGCGGGCTGCTCAGTCTGGCCTTTCCGGTGCAAACCGACCTGCAGGCGCTGCAAGCCAGCGGGCAGCAGGCACTGCTGCTCCATGAGGACGCCGGAGCTGCGTTGCTGCGAGAGTCGCTGCGCACGGCAGGGTCGTTTCTGCCTGAACTTCCTGACGAGTTCGAAGACGAGCGCGCACATGCCGAAGCCACCCTGCGCGAATTACGCTGGACGCTCGCCCGCCTGAGCCCTGGGGAAAGCGAAGTCCGGCGTGACGCGCTGCGTGCCTTGCTGGCCGACGACCCGTACGACCTTGACGCCCGCGCGACCCTCATCAGGGTGCACGAACTGCGCGGCGAAAACGAAGCGGCGGCACACGAACGCCGCCGCCTCGCCGAACTGGAACGCGAGTTCGGATGAGCTGCGCTCCTCCCGGCGGCACCGTCAGTTCGAAGTCATTCAGGGTGCATGACAGCAGCGAAAAGGTCACGTAAACCTTTGCTCTTGAAGTTTTTGGGCGCCTTATTAACCTTCGTCCATGAAGCGCGAAAAGGATAAGGAAGGAGGAGAACGATATGCCGATGCAAATGCAAGACCTGCAAGATCTGTTCGTCCACAAACTCAACGACCTGTACGACGCCGAGCAACAAGGCCTGCAAGCCATGCAGCAACTCTCTCAGCGCGTCCAGACGCCTGAACTGAAACAGGGCCTCCAGATGCACATCGAGCAGTCACAGCAACAGGTGCAGCGCCTCGAGCAGATCATGCAGAAACTGGGCCAGCAGCCCGGCGGCGAGCAGTGCAAGGGCATGCAGGGCCTGATTCAGGAAGGTCAGAAGCTCCTGAAGGAAGACGCCAGCCCCGAAGTGCTTGAAGCGGGCATCATTGCCGCCCAGCAGGCCATGGAGCATTACGAGATCGCCGGCTACGGCACCGCGCGCACCTACGCGCAGCTGCTCAAGAACGACGAGGCCGTGCGCCTGCTCGAGCAGACCCTCGAAGAAGAGAAGATGACCGATCAGCAACTCACGCAGATCGCCGAGAAGATCAACGTTCAGGCCATGAACGCCTGAAAACCGCAAGGGAAGAAACAAGAAGGGCGGCGTGGTGCCGCCCTTCTCTTTTGCTCTGCTTTTCGCGCTTCAGATGGGATAGTAGGCGCGGGCCTTCCCCTCGAGAAAGTCACGGGTGGGAATCCAGATGAGGGGGTGACGCTCCTCGACTTCGGGCGGGGGGCCGTAGCGCACCAGGTTCATAACGTCAGCAACCTCAATCCAGTGAGCGCCCAGCACCTCGGGGTCGGTGGGCGCGATCTCGCCACTGCAGCGGGCGGTGAAGCGCGCGAAGTTGGCGTAGTGATGATGCTTGCTGCCGGAGAGCATCTCGCCTTCGAGCAGGCTGACGAATTCGAGGTCGTTGACATCCAGGCCGGTTTCCAGCTTGACCTGACGAACGGCGGCGTCGGCCAGGGACTCGCCACCGTCGGCCTTGCCGCCCGGGAGACCCCAGAAGATGCTGCCGTCATCCATACGCTCGGTCACCAGCAGCAGTTTGCCGTCCTGAACGAGGTACACATGGGCGGCGCGTTTGATGGGAACGACGCGGGAAAGATTCATGCTCCGTTTAGTGTAGTGCCTTTCTTTCCTGGCGGATTTGAAGGTGGGAGTAGCGTCGTCAGCTGAGCGCATCCAGTTCAGGAATCCGCCTGAACTGGAGGGTTTTTCTTTATACCCCCATAAAATTCTGCTCGTCATCCTTTTGCGCCAACGATTTCGAGGAACCAGTACAAAATGAAGGTGTATCGTCATTTTATGATATTTCTCACATTTTCTATACAATTAAGTTTAAATGAATTACAATTTTTCACTCCAGGACAGCTTTTAATGACCCTCTTCTCGCGGTTACTAATCCATTACTCCAATAGTCCACACTCGCCTTCATGGATTGAAAAAGGTCCCATGAGAGGCCGAGATAGTAGAAGTCCAGACGCCAGATCAGTGGGAGTCCAGAGAAGCGATGCGGCAAAGGCTGGCGCGCAGGTGAGACGTCTGGAGAAAGTGTTGGCCTATCATGAGAAGAATCCACACGCTCCTCGTTTTCTCGGCGTTGGCCCTTGGCGCTTCCACCGTATCTGCCACCGGTACAACAACATGCAAGAACACCGGTGCCGAGATGGGCAATGGGCAGACAAAAGTTGCAGTTAAAAACGCGAACGGCAGAATAATTTGTATCGCCGAACCGGCAGCAGAGAATCGCCAAGCAGGAAAGGGTGGCAATAACGGCGGTGGTCACGAGAATAAGCCACCCTCCACCCCAAGCAAGCCCGAACCGGTCAAACCTGAGCCAGTCAAACCAGTCAAGCCCGAACCGGTCAAACCTAAACCAGCTCCAACCCCAGCTCCGGATAAACCAACCAAGCCGGCCCCGGCTCCGGACAAACCAACCAAACCGGCCCCAACTCCGGCTCCACAACCGGCCCCTGCTCCTGAGCCCACTCCGACTCCACAACCGGCCCCTGCTCCTGAGCCCACTCCGACTCCACAACCGGCCCCAACTCCGGCTCCACAACCGACTCCTGCTCCTGAGCCCACTCCGGCTCCACAACCGACTCCTGCTCCTGAGCCCACTCCGGCTCCACAACCGGCCCCTGCTCCTGAGCCCACTCCGACTCCACAACCGACTCCTGCTCCTGAGCCCACTCCGGCTCCACAACCGGCCCCTGCTCCTGAGCCCACTCCGGCTCCACAACCGACTCCGGCTCCTGAGCCCACTCCGGCTCCACAACCGGCCCCAACTCCGGCTCCACAACCGACTCCTGCTCCGGCTCCTGAGCCCACTCCGGCTCCACAACCGGCCCCAACTCCGGCTCCACAACCGACTCCGGCTCCTGAGCCCACTCCGGCACCGACTCCGGCTCCCAAGCCGCCAAAAAAATAACGATTTGCTTTCTGTTACCTACTGGGTTAACTGGAACGCCGTCGTCAATCAAGCTTGTATGTAACCGGTAGTCAACAAAAAGGCCGTAATAAAGGGAACGCCAGCGTTCCCTTTATTACGGCCTTTTTTCCAACAGATAATAAAGAATCGCCAGCAACTTCATGCACTTGCTGACCAATTCGCTTCACATTTCATGTCCCGAAATGCACGCAACGACTGTCAACTGACTGTATAAAAGGCTCTCGTCTTTTATCGTAACCCTATCCTGAAGTCACGCACGAACTCAAACGGCGCCTCCCCTTTCTGACTTAGCAAGGTGACCTGATCGAGTTCCAATGTGGGGTAAGGCTCGAAGCGCGCTTCGAGATCTTCGGCCAGCGCCCCTGCGTCCGGCCCCGTGTACGGTTCGACCAGCGTGAAGTGCGGTGTCCAGGAATCCAACCCGCGCGGCGTGTGAAAGAGCTTCAGGCGGGCACGCTCGTGAGGCGCGGGGTACTTGTGCGGGTTTTCCTGGACCATTCGCTCGAAACTCGACCCCGTCACGAAAGGGGCGAGGCGGGCAGTGAGCAGGGCGTGCAGCACCAGCAGCGCCTCGTTGGGATCAAAGCGGCGCACGATCACGGTACCCTCGTCCCACACTTCCATTCGTCCGTTTGACAGACGCAGCAATGAGTGCGGCGAGAAACACGCACAAAGCGCCACGATTTCCTTCTCGATTGCCGCAAAGCTCGCCGGGTCGCACTCAAAGGCTTCCGTCACCGTCAGGTGAAAGCCGTACTGACCGGCCTTGGCAACCCATTCGGGGCGCAGTTCGGGCAGCTGGGGCACGCGCCGCCCGGCCCGCATGTCGTATCCCAGCGCGGAGCTGCCCAGCTGGTAAAAAGCGTCCTCGGCGTTGGGCACGAGGTACACTGCAAAGCGGGTAGGTGAGGGGGTGTCGCTCATGCGTTCAGCGTAAAGAACGGCGCGTGAAAATGGCGCACCCTTCCCTCAAGAAGAAAGGCGGTCCTGGAAGGCCGCCCTCTTGAATGACGCCCTCCTGAATGATCTTGCAGCTACTCGGCGGCGCCTTTCTGGCGGAAGGGCAGGTACTTGGGCAACCAGAAGCGGCGGCGCACAAAGGCTTCGAGGTCCTCGTGTCCGAGGTTGCGAATTCGGTACTCGGCGGCCACCCCGTCTTTGATGGCGCGCGCCACGACGCGGGTGGCGACCTGGATGCTCACCTCCCGCAACCGGTCGATGGGCGGATAGACGCGCCCGGTGTCGGTGCTGGTGTGCTCGGCAAGCGTCCGTGCGGCTTCGAGGACCATACCGTCGGTGATTTCGCGCGCCCGGCTGATGACGGCGCCAAACCCCAGCCCTGGAAAGATGAAGGCGTTGTTGCCCTGCCCCACCGGGTAGGTCACGCCGTCGTGGACCACGTCCGCAAAAGGACTGCCGGTGGCCACGATGGCCCGGCCCTCCGTCCAGCGCACCACGTCGTCGGGCAGCGCCTCGACGTTGCTGGTCGGGTTCGAGAGCGGAAACACGATGGGCCGCCCGGCGTTGTGCGCGACCGCCTGCACGATGGGCTGGGTAAACAGGCCTCCTACTCCGGACAGGCCCAGCAGGGCGGTGGCGCGGGCGTTCTGGATGGTTTCGAGCAGGCTGGGCGCCTCACCCGAGAAAGTCCAGTCCATGAGCGCGTCGGGGGACTGCGCGTAGGGCTCCTGGTGGGGCTCGATGTTCTGACCGTGCACCAGGAGCCCCTGGCGGTCCACCACGAACAGGCGCGCGTGCGCTTCGTGCTCGCTCAGCCCAGCGCCCAGCAGGCCCTGCTTGATGGCCCAGGCCACCCCGATGCCACCCGCTCCCGCGCCGACCACCACGAAGCGCTGGTCGGCGAGCTGTTCTCCCTTGAGCTTGCAGGCGTTCAGTACCCCTGCCAGGGCCATGGCGCCTGTGCCCTGAATATCATCGTTGAAGCTCGGGATCACCTTGCGGTAGCGCTCCAGCACCCGGAAGGCCGTGCCACGCGCAAAATCCTCCCACTGAATGATCGCCTTGGGATAGCGCTGGCTGACCGCCTCCACGAAGCGGTCGAGAAAGTCCTCGTACTGCTCGCCTGAAAGCCGGGCGTGGTTCACGCCCAGATAGAGGGGATCCTCACGCAGGTCGGCGCGGTCGGTGCCGACATCGAGCTCGACGGGCAGCGTCTTGTCGGGCCCCACGCCGCCCGCGACGGTGTAGATGCTGAGCTTGCCGATGCTGATGGCCATGCCACCGAAGCCCTGGTCACCCAGGCCCAGAATGGCGCTCGAATCGGTGGCCACGATCATGCGCACGTCATCGAGCGGCACGTTGGCCAGGGCGTCCTCGACAGTGTCGATGGTGTCCGTCGAGACGCACAGGCCGCGCGGAAAGCGGTAGATATGCGAAAAGACCCGCACGGCCTCCCCCACCGTGGGCGTGTAGAGAATCGGCAGCATCTCTTCGAGGTGCTCTTCGAGCAGGGCGAAGAACAGCACCTCGTTGCGGTCCTGCAGGTTACGCAGATAAATGTGCTTCTCGAGATCACCGCTTTGCAGGCGGTAGCGGCGGTAGGCGCGCTCCTTCTGCTCGTCGATGCTGCTGACGTGCGGCGGAATCAGGCCGTCGAGTTCCAGCAGGCGCCGCTCCTCACGCGTGAAGGCCGTGCTTTTGTTGAGCAGTGGCAGGCGCAGCATCGAAAAGCCCGTCACGTCCACTTCCAGGTAGCGCTGACCGTCGGCGTCACGCTTGACGTCGTAGTAGCGGCTGATTTTCTTTCCCTTATCCCGGTTGATCGTCATGACTAGCAACGATCTTAGGACGCCGGGCACCGCGGTGGGCGTGACCAGCTTCCTTTTAACGAAACTTGCGTAGGCAAGGGTGAGGATGAGCCTCGTTCAGCGGCCCGCGCGGTATTCCTCGAAGCGCTGGGCAAGCTGGGCGAAGTTCTCGTCGATACGTGACTGCGGCAGCACGACCTGGGTGGTGGCACCGTGACCGATGAGGTCACCCAGTTCGTTCACGGCGCTCATGCGCGCGTAGATGCGGCGTCCTTCGCGGCGCTCGAACACCGCGGTCACGGTGACCTGCATGCCGGGCAAGGCGCTCGCCGTGTGCGTCACGCTCACCTCGGAACCGATCCCGCCCTCACCTTCTTCCAGAAAGGGCAGGATGATCTTGCGGCCCGCCTCCTCGAAATGCTTGGCCATCCAGTAGGTGGCGTACACCGGGTGCAGGGGGCCGAGCTCGTCGAAGTTGACGGTCATCTCGTGTGTGACGGTGATCGTCAGGGTCTGGGTATAGCCCGCGGGAATCTCTTTCACGCCCCTGCCTCAGACGCGCTCGATGACGGTGGCGATGCCCTGTCCCACCCCGATGCACATGGTGACGAGGCCGAACTGCCCATTCGTGCGCTCCAGTTCGTGCAGCAGGCTGGTCACGAGCCGCGAACCCGAGCTGCCCAGCGCGTGCCCCAGGGCGATGGCGCCGCCGTTGGGGTTCAGGCGAGGGTCCTGCGCGTCGATTTCCAGGTCACGCAGCACCGCGAGGCTCTGTGCGGCAAAAGCTTCGTTGAGCTCGATGGCGTGCAAATCACCCACACGGAGCCCTACCCGCGACAAAGCCTTGCGGGAAGCGGGCACCGGGCCGATGCCCATGATGCGCGGCGGCACTCCGGCGACCGCGAAGCTGCGGACGCGCGCGCGCGGCGTCAGGCCATGCGCCTGAGCGTACTCGCGCGAGGCGAGCACCACCGCGCTCGCGCCGTCGTTGAGGGAGCTGCTGTTTCCCGCCGTGACGCTGCCGCCCTTGCGAAAGACCGGGCGCAGGCCGGAGAGGGTCTCCAGGCTGGTGTCACTGCGCGGACCCTCGTCACGCGTCACGAGCGTGCTGCCCTTGCGGCCCTGAATCTCCATCGGAATGATCTCGCGCTCGAAATGCCCGGCTTCCTGCGCGCGCAGGGCCTTCTGGTGCGAGTGCAGTGCAAAGCGGTCCTGTTCCTCGCGCCCGATGCCGTACTCCTCGGCGAGGTTCTCGGCCGTCTCCCCCATCGCGTCGGTGCCGTACAGCTCGCGCATGCGCGGATTGACGAAGCGCCAGCCCAGGGTGGTGTCGTACACGGTCTGGTTGCCGGTCGCGTAGCCTTTTTCGGGTTTGGGCATGGCGTAGGGGGCACGGCTCATGCTCTCGACGCCTCCGGCGACGTACAGGCGACCCTCACCGGCCAGAATGCTCTTGGCCGCGGTGTTCACGGCGTCCAGACCCGAGCCGCACAGCCGGTTGATGGTCGCGCCCGGCACCTCGATGGGCAGACCGGCCAGCAGCAGCCCCATGCGGGCCACGTTGCGGTTGTCCTCTCCGGCCTGGTTGGCACAGCCAAAATACACGTCCTCGATCTCGGCAACGTTCACACCCGCGCGGGCAACGGCCTCCCGGATGGCAGCAGCGGCCAGGTCGTCCGGACGGACGCTGGAAAGGGCGCCACCGTGCCTTCCGACGGGCGTGCGGGCGGCGGCGAGAATGACGGCTTCATGCATGGGGAACCTCGGAAAGGGGTGGGATGGTGTGCGCACTGCGCAGGTGGTCCGGACGGTCGGGCTGCAGACGTGCGTCACCCGCAAGGTGGTCGTTCACGGCCCAGGTGTGCAGGGTCGCACGCAGCGGCGAGAGGGCGTGGACGCTGAGGTGGCTATAGCCGCCCAGTGGAATGTTGGTGGAGAGGTGCTGGAGGTAGCCCTGCGGACACAGCATTGGCAGCGCACACTGATAAAGGCCGCTGTGCCCGATCAGCATGACGGTCTCTCCGCTTCGGCCAGTCAGGGCGCGCCGCAACGCCGTTTTGAAGCGCGTGGCGGCCTCCAGGTAATTCTCGCCGCCAGGGTAGCGGGTTTCAAAACGGCCCGCCCGCCAGGCCGTGACGACCTCGTTGTCACGCCGCCGACGCTCCTCCAAGCTGTAGGGCGAGCTCGGGTCTTCCAGCTCGCCAACGTCGATCTCTCGCAACTCCTCCAGGGTCTGCACTGGTAAGCCAAGCAGCTCGGCCAGTGGCTGGGCAGTCTCCTGCGCGCGCCTGAGCGGGCTGGCGAACAGGGCGTCCACAGGCGTGGCCGCAAAGTGCTGTGCCGTCTGCCGGGCCTGCAGACGACCTCGCTCGGTCAAGGGGTAATCCACCAGGCGGCAGGACAGCTCGCGCGTGACGTTGGCGCGGTTCTCGCCGTGCCGCACAAGATACACAGTGTTCAGAAGGTGTCCTTCCCGGCCAGCACCATGCGGCGCAGCAGGGGGTGCGGACGGTAACGGTCGTCGCCCGTTTCGCGCTGCAGGGCTTCCAGAATGCTCAGCACCGCGCGCAAACCGATCAGCTGCGCCCATTCCAGGGGGCCGCGTGGATAATTGGTGCCAAGCTTCATGGCGGTATCAATGGTGGTCTGGTCGGCCACGCCCTCGGCCAGGGCGCTGAATGCTTCGTTCGCCAGCATCGCGACCGTTCTGGCCGCGATGCCTCCCGGCGTCTCTCCCACCATCTGAACGGACAGACCGGCGGCGGCGAAGAGGGTCTCGGTGTCCTGGGCAAGGCCCGGCTCGCTTTGCAGGGCAGGCATGATCTCGATCACGCTTTTGTCGCCCAGCGGCGACAGGCACGAAAAGCCCACTACCCGCTCGGGAAACGGGTAACGGGCGGCCAGCGCCGTGGCGGAGCCCGCGTAGGCCAGCGACAGCACCCTGGAGCGTGGTGTCAGGCCAACAATGGCCGCGACCGAAGAAACCGTCTCGCTGCAGTCGATGACCCAGTCCGCTTCGGAGGCCAAAGCCCGTTCGTAGCCGGAGAGCAGTTCCTCCAGCGCCTCACGCAGGCGGCCTCCCCCGCTCAGGTGCAGCCTGACCTGGGGACGCTGCGGGATAGACGAGGACGACGGTTCCGACTGGGGCGCGGCCTGGGACGCGGAG
The Deinococcus peraridilitoris DSM 19664 genome window above contains:
- a CDS encoding tetratricopeptide repeat protein translates to MLPSALRALLRQAPRVVVAPVGRGFGQEALTNWAEKHGYRVVHSAAETQEGRALWCPRRRRELHALPRYAPIGEVLVLDETQARWDFQSWSAALAHHPVSWQRASYEQSDGWPEALKFALQLADNAGELHRHPLATAYLTPLLPPPTLRDVYQRLAVTPLVLPALYALLQVSPDDIEALHDGGWLSEVPGGLAAPRLLRRALAPRGGPQQAQEIALVLSEAGQDGAALDVLAEAGAWHGYLDVLVRVAKASTGEDVLRDRLRPVPPVLREKAEYRYLAGLLARTHGELAHAEALYDQALHEAPASLAPLVHNARGVILALQHRTDEALSAFEQATGGAGVTAGEAWHNHAGLLAQLGRHGEAEQSLKEAVAAFRAVGDEAREARSFKLLGLLYTERGLLHEAQNAYREALKLLRNSGAALDAFAFLNLAEVHALLGHPDEAQSYLDQARASAPDTRAQGWLTRCAALIDLQRGRLDAAQGALEALLTSEPTDRQLLAEIHLLLTRTLREKGKRDEARVHLEGALPLGVRAELEAALLSGEGLDAVIEHARAQEFRLELASALVARGSADDAREALRLTRTHGYAALLEGPDAVKLAAHVEEDESLRELFPLHLTLLGPLKVRFAGRTLSLADFPTRKSAALLLALAFAGRPYGREELAERFWPGAKNPLGSLQTAVYHLRGALGVPVVRSERGLLSLAFPVQTDLQALQASGQQALLLHEDAGAALLRESLRTAGSFLPELPDEFEDERAHAEATLRELRWTLARLSPGESEVRRDALRALLADDPYDLDARATLIRVHELRGENEAAAHERRRLAELEREFG
- a CDS encoding NUDIX domain-containing protein, encoding MNLSRVVPIKRAAHVYLVQDGKLLLVTERMDDGSIFWGLPGGKADGGESLADAAVRQVKLETGLDVNDLEFVSLLEGEMLSGSKHHHYANFARFTARCSGEIAPTDPEVLGAHWIEVADVMNLVRYGPPPEVEERHPLIWIPTRDFLEGKARAYYPI
- a CDS encoding ferritin-like domain-containing protein, giving the protein MPMQMQDLQDLFVHKLNDLYDAEQQGLQAMQQLSQRVQTPELKQGLQMHIEQSQQQVQRLEQIMQKLGQQPGGEQCKGMQGLIQEGQKLLKEDASPEVLEAGIIAAQQAMEHYEIAGYGTARTYAQLLKNDEAVRLLEQTLEEEKMTDQQLTQIAEKINVQAMNA
- a CDS encoding NAD-dependent malic enzyme translates to MTINRDKGKKISRYYDVKRDADGQRYLEVDVTGFSMLRLPLLNKSTAFTREERRLLELDGLIPPHVSSIDEQKERAYRRYRLQSGDLEKHIYLRNLQDRNEVLFFALLEEHLEEMLPILYTPTVGEAVRVFSHIYRFPRGLCVSTDTIDTVEDALANVPLDDVRMIVATDSSAILGLGDQGFGGMAISIGKLSIYTVAGGVGPDKTLPVELDVGTDRADLREDPLYLGVNHARLSGEQYEDFLDRFVEAVSQRYPKAIIQWEDFARGTAFRVLERYRKVIPSFNDDIQGTGAMALAGVLNACKLKGEQLADQRFVVVGAGAGGIGVAWAIKQGLLGAGLSEHEAHARLFVVDRQGLLVHGQNIEPHQEPYAQSPDALMDWTFSGEAPSLLETIQNARATALLGLSGVGGLFTQPIVQAVAHNAGRPIVFPLSNPTSNVEALPDDVVRWTEGRAIVATGSPFADVVHDGVTYPVGQGNNAFIFPGLGFGAVISRAREITDGMVLEAARTLAEHTSTDTGRVYPPIDRLREVSIQVATRVVARAIKDGVAAEYRIRNLGHEDLEAFVRRRFWLPKYLPFRQKGAAE
- a CDS encoding histidine phosphatase family protein, translating into MRHGENRANVTRELSCRLVDYPLTERGRLQARQTAQHFAATPVDALFASPLRRAQETAQPLAELLGLPVQTLEELREIDVGELEDPSSPYSLEERRRRDNEVVTAWRAGRFETRYPGGENYLEAATRFKTALRRALTGRSGETVMLIGHSGLYQCALPMLCPQGYLQHLSTNIPLGGYSHLSVHALSPLRATLHTWAVNDHLAGDARLQPDRPDHLRSAHTIPPLSEVPHA
- a CDS encoding thioesterase family protein; this encodes MKEIPAGYTQTLTITVTHEMTVNFDELGPLHPVYATYWMAKHFEEAGRKIILPFLEEGEGGIGSEVSVTHTASALPGMQVTVTAVFERREGRRIYARMSAVNELGDLIGHGATTQVVLPQSRIDENFAQLAQRFEEYRAGR
- a CDS encoding acetyl-CoA C-acyltransferase, with translation MHEAVILAAARTPVGRHGGALSSVRPDDLAAAAIREAVARAGVNVAEIEDVYFGCANQAGEDNRNVARMGLLLAGLPIEVPGATINRLCGSGLDAVNTAAKSILAGEGRLYVAGGVESMSRAPYAMPKPEKGYATGNQTVYDTTLGWRFVNPRMRELYGTDAMGETAENLAEEYGIGREEQDRFALHSHQKALRAQEAGHFEREIIPMEIQGRKGSTLVTRDEGPRSDTSLETLSGLRPVFRKGGSVTAGNSSSLNDGASAVVLASREYAQAHGLTPRARVRSFAVAGVPPRIMGIGPVPASRKALSRVGLRVGDLHAIELNEAFAAQSLAVLRDLEIDAQDPRLNPNGGAIALGHALGSSGSRLVTSLLHELERTNGQFGLVTMCIGVGQGIATVIERV